A single window of Anomaloglossus baeobatrachus isolate aAnoBae1 chromosome 9, aAnoBae1.hap1, whole genome shotgun sequence DNA harbors:
- the LOC142251156 gene encoding uncharacterized protein LOC142251156 → MKKEKKNFTERILNHALGIIYLLTGEEYVIVKKNSPHRATHLLTGEVPIKCGDISIYFSMEEWDFIEEHKDLYQEVTLKNQKISHPSEILEDVTDGHEHDDSLALAEGVSGSRNSQQVEMSHKICPDVFMDRLETPLHTEKEQSENNENDIFQVEINSETYLDEYFPSQVSDERQADEHLARIREQQLHGDTWAVHPVPSEHSMERTLQEEPYNMTCSLNGSITDDLSIFHGFREEDLPTESPSYDTGNITFTLASEGRPLGSPLLTESYSHTNNDKHAGDKLVRNVRKTSERLSKLSTRTTEQHSKEKGKPHQCGDCGKYFDHKSNLIRHQRSHTGEKPYGCEECGKRYATKSHLTVHKRTHLSGKPHQCNECGKHFTYKSQIAMHQRTHTGEKPHTCNLCGKHFAYKSYLIIHQRIHSGERPHVCPQCGKCFTDKSNLRKHQNTHVQNKPYVCRECGKHFNSKNSYTTHQRTHQGGKYK, encoded by the exons GAATATGTCATCGTGAAGAAGAATTCTCCTCACCGAGCTACCCATCTGCTGACAGGAGAG GTGCCGATAAAATGTGGCGATATTTCTATCTACTTTTCAATGGAGGAGTGGGATTTTATAGAGGAACACAAGGATCTCTACCAGGAAGTCACGCTGAAGAATCAGAAGATATCCCACCCATCCGAAATCTTAGAAGATGTTACAG ATGGCCATGAACACGATGACAGTCTGGCACTTGCTGAGGGTGTGAGTGGAAGTAGAAACagtcagcaggtagaaatgtctcaCAAGATCTGTCCAG ACGTTTTTATGGACAGACTGGAAACGCCGCTACACACTGAGAAAGAGCAGAGCGAGAACAATGAAAATGACATTTTTCAAGTGGAAATTAATTCCGAGACCTATTTAG ATGAATATTTCCCCAGTCAAGTATCTGATGAAAGGCAGGCGGATGAACACCTTGCTAGAATTCGGGAGCAGCAACTCCATGGTGATACCTGGGCAG TACACCCTGTTCCTTCTGAGCACTCCATGGAGAGAACTCTTCAAGAAGAACCATATAACATGACCTGTTCACTTAATGGGTCAATCACAGATGATCTGAGCATTTTTCATGGCTTTCGAGAAGAAGACTTACCGACTGAGTCCCCTTCTTATGACACGGGCAATATCACGTTTACACTGGCTTCTGAAGGTCGTCCGCTTGGATCTCCACTCCTCACTGAGAGCTATAGTCATACTAACAATGATAAACACGCGGGAGATAAACTGGTGAGAAATGTTAGAAAGACGTCTGAAAGGCTGAGTAAGTTATCTACTCGGACCACGGAACAACATTCCAAGGAAAAGGGAAAGCCCCATCAATGTGGCGACTGCGGGAAATACTTCGATCACAAATCTAACTTGATcagacaccagagaagtcacacaggagaaaaACCATACGGCTGTGAAGAATGTGGTAAGCGCTATGCCACCAAATCCCATCTAACGGTCCACAAGAGAACACACCTCAGTGGGAAGCCTCACCAATGCAACGAGTGCGGGAAACACTTTACATACAAGTCACAAATCGCTATGCACCAAAggactcacactggggagaagccgcaCACCTGCAACCTGTGCGGAAAGCACTTTGCCTACAAATCGTATCTGATCATTCACCAGAGGATCCACTCGGGGGAGCGCCCGCACGTTTGCCCACAGTGTGGAAAATGCTTCACAGACAAGTCCAACCTTCGGAAGCACCAAAACACTCATGTACAGAACAAGCCTTACGTCTGCAGAGAATGTGGGAAACACTTCAATTCCAAAAATAGCTACACAACCCATCagaggacacaccaggggggcaaaTATAAGTGA